A window of the Dunckerocampus dactyliophorus isolate RoL2022-P2 chromosome 19, RoL_Ddac_1.1, whole genome shotgun sequence genome harbors these coding sequences:
- the c19h1orf131 gene encoding uncharacterized protein C1orf131 homolog isoform X2, whose product MNPKVNKDDDCVFLEQVLDTLYDFGSGTRSKTRKKKQKSCEEEEVPEGDVNVCGVVEEHPSEMNNTVQCDATIKPVRQVEVVTFQDPSKKKKKTKESPAADGTSLPQTSEKKQIGPHGDLDLEKPPTKDYVNYKVLQQQIKDKKKKAREEAQPDLKRKKKSQSRDKKTTSGSSSAPTGQVGRFKNGMLILSPKEIQTIKGKRGGK is encoded by the exons ATGAATCCCAAAGTGAACAAGGACGACGACTGTGTGTTTCTGGAGCAAGTTTTGGACACATTGTACGACTTTG GAAGTGGAACCAGATCGAAAACTaggaagaaaaagcaaaaaagttgcgaggaagaggaggtgcCAGAAGGTGATGTAAATGTCTGCGGTGTCGTAGAGGAACATCCCTCAGAGATGAACAACACTGTACAGTGTGACGCTACCATCAAGCCAGTAAGGCAGGTTGAGGTTGTGACCTTCCAGGAtccttcaaagaaaaaaaaaaagactaaagaGAGCCCAGCAGCTGATGGCACGTCT CTGCCACAGACATCAGAGAAGAAGCAAATTGGTCCACATGGTGATCTGGATTTGGAGAAG CCCCCAACAAAGGACTACGTCAACTACAAGGTGCTGCAGCAGCAaataaaagacaagaagaagaaggcgaGAGAGGAGGCCCAGCCG GatctgaagagaaaaaagaagaGTCAAAG CAGGGACAAGAAGACCACATCGGGTTCTTCGTCGGCTCCCACGGGACAGGTGGGCCGCTTCAAAAATGGCATGCTGATCCTCAGCCCCAAGGAGATCCAGACCATCAAGGGCAAAAGGGGAGGCAAATAA
- the c19h1orf131 gene encoding uncharacterized protein C1orf131 homolog isoform X1, whose amino-acid sequence MNPKVNKDDDCVFLEQVLDTLYDFGSGTRSKTRKKKQKSCEEEEVPEGDVNVCGVVEEHPSEMNNTVQCDATIKPVRQVEVVTFQDPSKKKKKTKESPAADGTSLPQTSEKKQIGPHGDLDLEKARLEVHRFGITGYKKEQQRVFEQERAIMLGAHPPTKDYVNYKVLQQQIKDKKKKAREEAQPDLKRKKKSQSRDKKTTSGSSSAPTGQVGRFKNGMLILSPKEIQTIKGKRGGK is encoded by the exons ATGAATCCCAAAGTGAACAAGGACGACGACTGTGTGTTTCTGGAGCAAGTTTTGGACACATTGTACGACTTTG GAAGTGGAACCAGATCGAAAACTaggaagaaaaagcaaaaaagttgcgaggaagaggaggtgcCAGAAGGTGATGTAAATGTCTGCGGTGTCGTAGAGGAACATCCCTCAGAGATGAACAACACTGTACAGTGTGACGCTACCATCAAGCCAGTAAGGCAGGTTGAGGTTGTGACCTTCCAGGAtccttcaaagaaaaaaaaaaagactaaagaGAGCCCAGCAGCTGATGGCACGTCT CTGCCACAGACATCAGAGAAGAAGCAAATTGGTCCACATGGTGATCTGGATTTGGAGAAG GCTCGCCTGGAGGTGCATCGCTTCGGAATCACGGGCTACAAAAAGGAGCAACAGCGTGTTTTTGAGCAGGAGCGTGCCATCATGTTGGGAGCCCAT CCCCCAACAAAGGACTACGTCAACTACAAGGTGCTGCAGCAGCAaataaaagacaagaagaagaaggcgaGAGAGGAGGCCCAGCCG GatctgaagagaaaaaagaagaGTCAAAG CAGGGACAAGAAGACCACATCGGGTTCTTCGTCGGCTCCCACGGGACAGGTGGGCCGCTTCAAAAATGGCATGCTGATCCTCAGCCCCAAGGAGATCCAGACCATCAAGGGCAAAAGGGGAGGCAAATAA